The Rhodospirillaceae bacterium nucleotide sequence ATGGCGACACGATGCGGGGGGCGGCCATCGCCGGGCGCGGCATCATGCGACCGGCCAAGTTCATGGTGGCCGACGATCTCAAGGCTGGACGGCTGGTTGCCATCCTGCCCGATCATCACCTGCCCGACACCGATCTGCTGGCGATCTATCCCAGCCGCCGCCATGTCAGCGCCAAGGTGCGGGTGATGGTGGATTTCCTCAGCGCTTCGTTCAAGGGCACGCCGCCCTGGGACAGGGCTTAGAGGGACCGACGCCTACGCGTCCGCCGGTGCGGCGCTCGCGCGGGCGAAGAAGAGAGTGACGCGGAGGCCCTTGCCGGGCAGGGAGAGAATGTCGACGCTGGCCTTGGCGTTCTGGCGCAGCGATTGGAGGATGAGGGCGCTGAGCTTGCCGGGCTTGGGCCAGCTTTGCGCATCGTCGAGGCCGATGCCGTCATCGGCGACGATGACCTTGCAGCCCGTCTCGTCGACCAGGGCATGCAAGGTAATGGTGCCGCCGTCGCGCCCGGTGAAGGCATGCTTCAGGGCGTTGGTGAGGAGTTCGTTGACGACGAGGCCGGCCGGCATGGCGACGTTGATCGAGACCGGCCAGGTGTCAACCTTGAGATCGAGGCGGATGCCTTCGACCGCATGGGCGGTCATCACCGCTGAGGCGATCTGGCTGAGATAGATGCCGAGATCGACGCTGTCACCCTTGCCGTCGTCGGAGAGCGAGCGATAGAGGAGTGCCAGGGAGTTCACCCGGCCAGCGAGGCGCTCGAACTTCTTGCCGGTGCCGTCATCCTGGATGTTGCGCGCCTCCAGGCGGATGAGCGCCGTGATCATCTGCAGATTATTCTTCACCCGGTGCTGCAGTTCGAGGAGCAGGACATCCTTTTCCGCGAGGCGCTGCTGGAGCTCTTCATGATCGGGCTGGTCGGCGCCCTTGACCTCGGCCAGTGCGACCAGGCGAAAGGTCGGCGTGCCATGATCGTCCACGATGATGTTGGACCAGGCATTCACCATCATGGGTTTGCCGGCCAGGATGATCTCGAAGACGCCGATGAAATCCTCGTCGCCCTTGATGGCGTCGCTGAGGCCCCGACCATCATCCTTGGCGGCGGCATCACCAGGCAAGGCGGTCCAGGGGCGGCCCTGCATCGCGACCGCGGACATCCCGGTCAGGCGCTCGAATTCGAGATTGGCATAGGTGATCAGTTTTTGTCTTTCAAGGGTCGCCACCGCGATGGCGACGGGCACGTGATCGAGGAACTGCTTGAAACGCTCGCTTTCGAGGGCGCCGGACAGATCGGGTGTTTCCAGCAATTGTTCGCGCGGCGTGGTGTCTGTTTCGGTGCCGGTCATGCCGGGTTCCAGTCTTGCTGCTATGCGGCTGGTTATAGCAGGTCCCGGCCACGGCGATAGAAGGCCGGTGGAGAAATTCGCGCGGCAAAGTCGGAGAATAGGTCGGCGCAGAAGTCGGAGAAAACGCCGGGGAAAGTTCTTTTGACGCCGTCCACCCTAGGACGCGTGGATGCTGACCAGGAATTTCTCGACCTCGGTGCGCAGCGTGCCCACTTCGCCGCCGATGCGGATCGAGGCGCCGTTGATGCGGGCGGCGGTGTCGCCGGTGCCGCTCGCCGCTTCGCTGATGCTGGCCACATTGGTGGAGACTTCCGAGGTGCCGGCCGAGGCCTGCTGCACGTTGCGGGCGATCTCCTGGGTGGCGGCCCCCTGCTCGGCCACCGCCGTGGCGATGCCGGCCGAGATTTCGCTGATGAGGCGGATCGTCTCGCTGATCTTCTGCACGGCGTCGACCGATTCATGAGTCGCGTCCTGCATTTCGGAGATCTTGGCATTGATCTCCTCGGTCGCCTGCGCCGTCTGGTTGGCAAGGCTCTTCACCTCGCCCGCCACCACGGCGAAGCCCTTGCCGGATTCGCCGGCCCGGGCGGCTTCGATGGTCGCATTCAAGGCGAGGAGATTGGTCTGGCTGGCGATCTCGCTGATCAGCCTGGTCACGTCGCCGATGCGCTGGCCGGCTTCGGCGAGGCCGCGAATCTGCACATTGGTGCGTTCGGCCGCGGCCACCGCCTGATCGGTGATGCGGGTCGATTCACCGACCTGGCGGCTGATCTCGGCGATCGAGGCCGTGAGTTCCTCGGCGGCACTCGCCACCGTCTGCACATTGCTGGAGGCCTGGGCCGAGGCCGCGGCCACGGCGGTCGCCTGGCGGCTGGTCGCATTGGCGGTGCCGGCCATGCTTTGCGCATCCGACCCGAGATCGGCCGCGGTACCCGACAGAGTCTTGGCGACCGCATCCATGCTGCTGCCGAAATCCGCGGCGACCTGGGCCATGGCCCGCACCTTGGCATCCATGGTGGCGGTGCTGGCGTTGATCATCTCGGCACCGCTTTTGAAGACGCCGGGCAGGCCGCGCACCAGCACCTTGCGGAAGCGCTTGCCGCGGCTGAGATATTTGACCGACGCGGTCGCTTCGCGCACGAAGGCGTCGCTGATGTCGAGCATATCGTTGATGGCGATCTGCATGCGGCCGAGATCGCCCTTGTCGGGCCGGCCGGGGATGCGCGCCTCGAGATTGCCGTGGAACGCCTGGGTGCAGACATCGGCCGCGATCTTGATGTGTCGCGCCGTCCGGCGCAGCGACCACAGCGCATAGCCGATCGCGCCGCTGAGGATGACGAGTTCGGCGATGCGATCCCAGGGGGCGAGAGCCGGCCCCATCAGCAGGCCGCGCGCGGTGACCGCGACGAGGGCGAGGAGAGCCAGCCAGAGCGCCGCGCCCGCCTTAGATAGAGAAGATGAATTCGTCATAATCTTGTCCCTTGTCGCGGAGCAGGTTCAGCATCATGTCGTAGGCGCGCAGCATGCCGTCCTTGCGGCTGTCATGGCGGTTCTCTTCGGCGAGCAAGGCGGCATAAAGCGGCTTCACCTTCTCGATCTGCGCCAGGTCAGGTTTGCGGCGGTTGGAATGATAGCCGATGATGTTCTGGTTGACGTCGAAAGTGGGCGTCACATGGGCGAAGACCCAATAGTGATCGCCGTCCTTGGCCATGTTCAGCACATAGGCGAAGATTTCCTCCTTCGCCTCGATCGTGTCCCACAGCAGCTTGAAGACGCAGCGCGGCATGTCGGGATGGCGAATGATGCTGTGCGGGGCACCCACCAGTTCTTCGAGCGGGAATTTGGAGAGGCGCTGAAACACGCTGTTGGCATAGGTGATGCGACCTTTGAGGTCGGTCTTGCTGACGATGAGTTCGTCCTCGCGGTAAGGACATTCGACACCTGTCGGTCGAACGGTTCGCCGCGTTTGCGCTTCAATCATGCCTGCATCCCAATTTCCTGCCGGGCCGTCCTGGACTCCACGCGCGCAGCAAGACCTGCAACTCGTTGATACGGCGATACCCGACCTTGTCGGAAAATGGTTTCCAATCGTTTAATGGGACAGAGTTCTTGTCGAACCTGCATTCGGTTCAGGCCGATTTGGGGCCGCGGTCAAACGTGGTCGCGATAATGCCGGCGACGATGACGAGCCCACCCATCCAGGTAGCAAGACCATAGCGCTCGTCCAGCAGCAGCGTGCCGAGGAACAGGCTGGTGGCTGCCGCCACATAGCCGATCTGGCTGAGATAAACCGGACCACCCACCACCTGCAGGCGGAAGAACAAGGCGAACATGGCGGCGGCGATCACCACCTGCGCCAGCACCAGGCCGGGATGGGTGGTGGCGAGCGCCGCGAAGGGCAGTGTGCCATCGAACAGCACCGCAGCAATGATGAGGAAGAAGGCCGCCACCGCGTTGCTGCCCATGGCCAGCACCAGCGGTTCGCCATCAAGCGGCCAATCGATCGTGCGGTAGACATTGCCGGCCGCCAGGCTCAGGGGAATGACGAGGGCGAGCAGCGCCCAGGTGAAATCGGCCGGGCGATCCACCTGCCCCTTC carries:
- a CDS encoding ATP-binding protein — encoded protein: MTGTETDTTPREQLLETPDLSGALESERFKQFLDHVPVAIAVATLERQKLITYANLEFERLTGMSAVAMQGRPWTALPGDAAAKDDGRGLSDAIKGDEDFIGVFEIILAGKPMMVNAWSNIIVDDHGTPTFRLVALAEVKGADQPDHEELQQRLAEKDVLLLELQHRVKNNLQMITALIRLEARNIQDDGTGKKFERLAGRVNSLALLYRSLSDDGKGDSVDLGIYLSQIASAVMTAHAVEGIRLDLKVDTWPVSINVAMPAGLVVNELLTNALKHAFTGRDGGTITLHALVDETGCKVIVADDGIGLDDAQSWPKPGKLSALILQSLRQNAKASVDILSLPGKGLRVTLFFARASAAPADA
- a CDS encoding methyl-accepting chemotaxis protein translates to MTNSSSLSKAGAALWLALLALVAVTARGLLMGPALAPWDRIAELVILSGAIGYALWSLRRTARHIKIAADVCTQAFHGNLEARIPGRPDKGDLGRMQIAINDMLDISDAFVREATASVKYLSRGKRFRKVLVRGLPGVFKSGAEMINASTATMDAKVRAMAQVAADFGSSMDAVAKTLSGTAADLGSDAQSMAGTANATSRQATAVAAASAQASSNVQTVASAAEELTASIAEISRQVGESTRITDQAVAAAERTNVQIRGLAEAGQRIGDVTRLISEIASQTNLLALNATIEAARAGESGKGFAVVAGEVKSLANQTAQATEEINAKISEMQDATHESVDAVQKISETIRLISEISAGIATAVAEQGAATQEIARNVQQASAGTSEVSTNVASISEAASGTGDTAARINGASIRIGGEVGTLRTEVEKFLVSIHAS
- a CDS encoding PAS domain-containing protein, with amino-acid sequence MIEAQTRRTVRPTGVECPYREDELIVSKTDLKGRITYANSVFQRLSKFPLEELVGAPHSIIRHPDMPRCVFKLLWDTIEAKEEIFAYVLNMAKDGDHYWVFAHVTPTFDVNQNIIGYHSNRRKPDLAQIEKVKPLYAALLAEENRHDSRKDGMLRAYDMMLNLLRDKGQDYDEFIFSI
- a CDS encoding DMT family transporter, coding for MHPPSNLPAPNLKAPNLTALRLLLSTGVLLGLFAPLGKVARESGISTAAWCFAIAGGGALVLLALLILQRRRIPLDLPHLRYYLVTALLAYVIPNLIIYAAIPHLGAGMTTLYFTLSPIMTLTFSILLGTRRPGWLGVGGIALGCVGALIVVFSKGQVDRPADFTWALLALVIPLSLAAGNVYRTIDWPLDGEPLVLAMGSNAVAAFFLIIAAVLFDGTLPFAALATTHPGLVLAQVVIAAAMFALFFRLQVVGGPVYLSQIGYVAAATSLFLGTLLLDERYGLATWMGGLVIVAGIIATTFDRGPKSA